The Methanobrevibacter millerae genome contains the following window.
TCTACTGTAAGGTGAGAAATTATTCCAAAAGAACCACCTGGACAATATTAATGGCTGCTTCCATAATGAATACCGGATTTATCGGCTATCCGGTTTCAATGGGCGTTTTTGGAAATGAAGGACTTTTAAATGCAATATTTTTTGATTTGTCAACAACCATAATGGTCATTGCCTACGGAGTATTGCTTGCAAAGGAATTCGGAGGCGAAAAGCCGGATATAATCAAGAATATCCTTAAGTTTACTCCACTCTGGGCTGTGATTTTTGCATTGATTTTCAATTTCTTTAACATTCCAATACCATATGTGGCCGAAAGCATTTTAACCTACTTCGGACAGGCTACAATTCCATTGATCATGCTCTGCATGGGACTTTCACTTGAATTCACAAACATCGGGCAGAACCTATCGGATTCCCTTGTCGTATCAGTAATCAAGTTAATATTTGCTCCGGCAATTGTCTTTTTCATGATGATGTTCTTAAATATTAAAGGAATGGCTTTCAACATAGGAATTCTTGAAGCGGGAATGTCTACAGCCATGAATGCGCTGGTTCTTTCAATAGAATACGATCTGGACAGCGATTTGATGAGTTCACTGATATTTACAAACGTGATTTTAAGCGTATTTACGCTTACTGCAATAATAACCTTATTGACTGGGTGAATTCAGCTCTTTTCAAATCCCTTAAGAGCATACAATTTATTTCTAAGCTCAGCAGCCCTTTCAAAGTCAAGTCTTGCGGCAGCTTCCTTCATGTCACTTTCGATATCCTTAATCAGCAATCTTAACTCGTCTTTTGGCATTTTGCTTAAGTCCGCGCCGGATACGATTTTCTCTTCGGCTTCCGTTTTTTCCTTTAACGTTCTTGTGGTTGACTTAGGAACGATTCCATGCTCCTCATTGTACTTCATCTGCAGGTAGCGGCGTTTTCTTGTAATGTCTGTTGCGTTTCTGACGGATTCGGTCATCTTGTCGACATACATTATTACCTGGCCGTTTACGTTTCTTGCGGCACGTCCGATGGTCTGTATAAGTGAGGTTTCGTTTCTTAAAAATCCTTCCTTGTCGGCATCCAGAATTGCTACAAGAGAGACTTCAGGCAAATCCAGGCCTTCCCTTAACAGATTAACTCCAACCAATACGTCAAATGTTCCCCTTCTCAAGTCATCGACGATGTCAATCCTTTCAAGAGTGTCGATTTCGGAGTGCATATAGCGCACCTTTACGCCGATTTTGGCATAGTAATCTGTCAAGTCCTCAGCCATCCTTTTTGTAAGGGTCGTTACCAGCACACGTTCGTTTCTCTCGGCCCGTTTTTTAACTTCGCCAAGTAAATCATCGACCTGGCCTTCAACGGGCCTTATTATGACTTCAGGGTCAACCAGACCTGTCGGACGGATAATCTGTTCCACGACGTTACGTGACCTTGCAAGCTCGTATGGGCCGGGAGTAGCCGATACGTAAATTACCTGATTTACTGATGATTCGAACTCATCGAACCTTAGCGGACGGTTTTCCTTTGCTGAAGGCAGCCTGAATCCATATTCGACAAGAGTTTCCTTACGTGCACGGTCTCCGTTATACATTCCCCTGATTTGAGGAACGGTTACGTGTGATTCGTCAATTATCGTTAAAAAGTCTTCAGGGAAGTACTTCAATAGTGAATATGGCTTTTCTCCCCATTTCCGTCCTGAAAGATGCATTGAATAGTTTTCTACGCCGGGACAGTATCCCATTTCCTGAAGCATTTCAATGTCAAAGCGGGTTCTCTGCTCCAGCCTTTGGGCTTCAAGAAACTTGTTCATGGCGTTGAGCTCATCCAGGCGCTCGTTTAATTCTGCTTTAATGTTGGAAATAGCCACATCCATCTTGTCCTGACCGACCACGAAGTGCTTTGCGGGGAAAATCATGTATCTTTGTAGGCTTTCCTGCTTTTTACCCGTAACCCTGTCTATAATGCTTATGGCATCGATTTCATCACCGAACAGTTCAATCCTTATCGGAGGTGTTCCGTGAACCGGATTGATTTCGATGACATCTCCACGGACCCTGAAGTGTCCACGGTCAAATTCGATGTCGTTTCGCTCATACTGCATGAAAACAAGTCTTTTTAGAATTTCGGAGCGGTCGTAAATGTCACCTACGGCTATTCCAAATGCGAATTCACCGTAATCCTCGGGAGAACCGATACCGTAAATGCAGCTTACGCTGCTTACAACGATTACGTCATCCCTTGAAAGGAGAGACTGGGTTGCGGAATGTCGCATCATGTCTATATCGTCATTAATTGACGCTTCCTTATCAATGAATGTGTCGGTTCTCGGCACGTAGGCTTCAGGCTGGTAATAATCGTAATAGCTGACAAAATACTCCACGGCATTGTCCGGGAAAAACTCCTTGAATTCCTCGTAGAGCTGTGCTGCCAGCGTCTTGTTATGGGAAATTACCAGAGTAGGCTTTTGAACCTTTTCAATGACATTTGCCATTGTGAAAGTCTTTCCGGAACCGGTAACTCCCAAAAGAGTCTGATCGCGCAGATTATCATTGATACCATTAACCAAGGAGTCAATGGCCTTTGGCTGATCACCAAGTGGTTTGTATGGTGATTTAAGTTTAAATTCCTTCATGCATTATCAACAACGATATTGAAACTGATATGAGTGTATCTTGCAGAACAGCAAGGTATTATCCTTTCATCCCTTACTGTGAGCTTTCCATACTTGGACAGTCTGGATTTGACTTCCCTAATTATGCTGGGAGCGTTTCTCTCGTCAAATACCCTTAATGAACCCAAAAAGGTCATTTTGCCCTGAGCATTCATTACTGAAATGCCGTCCACAACGTAAGGCTCATTCCACTCGTTTAAAATATCATTTGATTCGTCAAGCAGTTCCTGCTTAATCCTTTCCTTATCAATTGGCATGCTATTCCCTCAATACATCAGCTATGCTTTGAGCCAGTGAAACACGGGAGGTGTCTGAAGACAGACTGTTTGTTGCGATTATCTTATCCGCACCGGCTGAGTAAATCCTTACGGTTCCGCCGTTGGTCAATATTGGATGAACGCAACATACGTCAACCGTTTTGGCCCCATACTGTTTTAAAATGTTAATTGCATTGACGATTGTTCCGCCTGTAGCGATAATGTCGTCAATTATGAAGGCGTTTTTGCCCTTGACTGAATCCACGTTGACTGTGCTTTCATCTCCGCCTTCGCATCTGACGTCAACGATTCTGGTTTCGACCTTGTCCGGTCCCAGACGGACCTTGGATAAATATGTGCAGTCGCATCCTATAATTTCTGCCATTTCACGTGCAAATCCATAAGCGCCCTTATCCGGAGCTATGATAATCGGATTGTCCTTTTCCTTTTTGATGTATTTCTTTTGAATATATGAAGCTATTGCAGGCATTGCTGAAACGTTTCTGGTTTTGATTGAAAAGAAATCCAATACGCATTCCTCATGAATGTTGAAGGTAATGAACTCGTCGGCGCCTGCAGCCTCGATTAAATTAGTTACGATTCTTGCTGATATGGCTTCGCCGTCATTGAAACGTTTTTCCTGTCTTGCATAGCCAAGATAAGGAGTTACTACACGAACGTATTTGGCTCCAAGATCCTTGACGTTTGAAATCAAAAACAAAAGCTCCATCAGGTTTTCATCCTGAGGATATCCCGTGGATTGGATAATGGTAACCTCTTCATCAACCCTTCCGTCAACGCGAAGGTATCTTTCTCCATCCGGAAATTTTTTAAACTCAACATAACATAATTCTTCCCCTAATTCCTTTGCAACATGAGCTGCCAAATCTTGAGAAGCTGAACCACTTATAATCATAGTATCACCCAAAAGTTTATTGTTAATTAATATGTTTTTTAATAAATAAAAAGTTAAGTATACAATTCGATTAACGCACTGTAATTTAATTTAACATCACGTAAAGTGATAGAGCAACTCCAACGGTGGCAATAAGCAGCTGAATGATACCGTGGCGTCTAAGTTCTCTTATAGGTGCCTGGATAAGGTAGAATGGTATGAAAAATCCGAAGAATGTGAAAATTCCCATACTGGAATGCTTTGTAAGGACAGTTACGACAAAACCGCTCCATGACAGGAAAATGGTTATTAAATAGGACAGAATCATTATCTTTTTATTAAGCCTTGGTTCCGCCTTAACGACAATAACATTGTTCGGTTTTAGGCCTTCCACTAACGGAGTTCCACATTTGGCGCAATAATCATAATCATCCTGATTTTCAAATTCACATCTTGAACAAATTCTTGTCATTACTAAATAATTGATAATTAGAAATATATAAAGTTATTTTTCTAAGCAAAATTTTATTAGAATTCAATGTAAGGGAATCAACATCGTTTTTTTAGAAACAATTTCAAGATGGGAGGCAAAATTTTTTAACTAATTTCTATTTTAAGAAAAATTTTGTTTGTTTATTATTTTTTCTGTTTATTTCATTATAGAGTCATTTTTAGGTTGTGTCCTATTGCATATAGTTTAAATTCTGTGTTTACTTAAGATTTTTTGATTTTTTCAAAGACTTCTTTAAATTTTTCTTCATCTGTTAGTGTTTCTGGAACACTGTTTCCAGATTCTTCACCTAATTCTTCGTCTTCTTGTTCATCTAATATAATACTTTCTTCAAGATGTTATTTCATTATTTTTAATTGTTGTTAATTTGTTAATTTGTTCATAGTTGTTTTTGCTTTTATTTTAGTTCCATCTAAACTCACATGATGAATTTTAACTAATCCTCTTCGGTTGCTATTTTAATAGTCATTTTAAATGCTTCATCAATCAAATCAGAATAATCGCACTTGAATCTCAAAATTGTACGATAACTGGGATGCTGCATGCCTGCCAAGTACATATAACCAACATCAGTCTGAGTTCTTCGCTCAATCTCACGTGAAGATAATCTTCCATTAAAACACTAATCAAAACAAGCCTAAACAACAATTCACAAGATACGCAAATTCTCCAGGCGTATCAGCAAACTCACGATTCGTTTCAGAACAATCAATATTATCAGCCACATTTTTAATAAATAACACGGATAATCTTTTGGAATCAATTTCATCAAGTCTATATGTACCAACATGGTCTGATTAATAGTATCATCCTTTAAAAGCATGAATAAAACGACCATAAAGATTTAAATCTATAATAATAGATTATACTTCATAGCATATAAAACTAAAGAAAAAATAAGCAAAAAAAATTTAAAAATTAGTGAGTTCGTGTCCAACCCTCAAAATGAAAAAAAATCACACAAGTTTAAAAGAGCCCCATTTAATTTAAACAAAATTTTTAAATAATAAATTAAATCATACATTTTAAATAATAGGAGGTAAACTTTATGAAAAAAATATATTTTTTCCTGATTATTGTATTAGTATTTTTATCTTCTGTTGCTTTGGTTAGTGCAGCAGACAATCCTCAATCAAATGAGGATATGCCTCTAAATCAAGAAGAAGACAGTATATTAGAAACTCAGGAAATTAATGATGATACGACTCAAGAAGATAGTATATTAGAAAAAACTCAGGAAATTAATGATGATACGACTCAGGAAGATATTTTAGGAGTTCCAAAGCGTCCGGGCACTTTTCATGAATTGCAAAGAATAATTGATGAGGTGCCTGAGGGGGATTGGTTTTCTATAGCTAGAGATTATTATGCTGAGGAGGATTCAGAAACTCTTACTATTGAAAAGTCAATAATTTTTAAAGGGGACGGACATACTTTGGACGGAAAACTGTTGGATAGAATAATGTCTGTTAGCCTTAATTCAAAACAAACTGTTGTATTGGAAAACTTAAATTTCATAAACGGAAAATTAAGTTGGACCAATGGTGCTGGTCTGTATATCTCTGGCGGAGCGGTTACTTTAGTTAATTGTACTTTTAAAGATAATCAGGGTGGTTTCACAGTAAGTGGTGAAGGTGGTGCTCTTTATGCAAAAGACTGTAAATTAAGGGTTCTTAATTCAGTTTTTGACCATAATCACTTTGAAAGAGATACTGCTACGCTCTTATACGGTGGTGCAATTGGTGTAAAAGGTGGTTTCTGTATTATATTAGATTCTGTTTTTAAAAATAATATTGCTGAACAAGGTAGTGCCATCTGGACCGATGAATCATCTTTACATGTTGAAAGATGTGATTTTATCAATAATACCTGCAAATTTTATGGAGCAATATATTCTGGGAGTAATTCCGACATTATATGCTGTAATTTTATAGGCAATAAAGCGATGCTTACAGGTTCCTCAATATGTATATTCGATGGTGATACATCAAGAATTGAGTCATGCAATTTCATTGGAGA
Protein-coding sequences here:
- a CDS encoding AEC family transporter — encoded protein: MASPIEVILIPALMILFGYFLKYISFIEQSDRELLSKIVLYVALPSLIFINLHDATVTMDMLSLPVIGLCTSLILFGIAFIYCKVRNYSKRTTWTILMAASIMNTGFIGYPVSMGVFGNEGLLNAIFFDLSTTIMVIAYGVLLAKEFGGEKPDIIKNILKFTPLWAVIFALIFNFFNIPIPYVAESILTYFGQATIPLIMLCMGLSLEFTNIGQNLSDSLVVSVIKLIFAPAIVFFMMMFLNIKGMAFNIGILEAGMSTAMNALVLSIEYDLDSDLMSSLIFTNVILSVFTLTAIITLLTG
- the uvrB gene encoding excinuclease ABC subunit UvrB yields the protein MKEFKLKSPYKPLGDQPKAIDSLVNGINDNLRDQTLLGVTGSGKTFTMANVIEKVQKPTLVISHNKTLAAQLYEEFKEFFPDNAVEYFVSYYDYYQPEAYVPRTDTFIDKEASINDDIDMMRHSATQSLLSRDDVIVVSSVSCIYGIGSPEDYGEFAFGIAVGDIYDRSEILKRLVFMQYERNDIEFDRGHFRVRGDVIEINPVHGTPPIRIELFGDEIDAISIIDRVTGKKQESLQRYMIFPAKHFVVGQDKMDVAISNIKAELNERLDELNAMNKFLEAQRLEQRTRFDIEMLQEMGYCPGVENYSMHLSGRKWGEKPYSLLKYFPEDFLTIIDESHVTVPQIRGMYNGDRARKETLVEYGFRLPSAKENRPLRFDEFESSVNQVIYVSATPGPYELARSRNVVEQIIRPTGLVDPEVIIRPVEGQVDDLLGEVKKRAERNERVLVTTLTKRMAEDLTDYYAKIGVKVRYMHSEIDTLERIDIVDDLRRGTFDVLVGVNLLREGLDLPEVSLVAILDADKEGFLRNETSLIQTIGRAARNVNGQVIMYVDKMTESVRNATDITRKRRYLQMKYNEEHGIVPKSTTRTLKEKTEAEEKIVSGADLSKMPKDELRLLIKDIESDMKEAAARLDFERAAELRNKLYALKGFEKS
- a CDS encoding ribose-phosphate diphosphokinase — encoded protein: MIISGSASQDLAAHVAKELGEELCYVEFKKFPDGERYLRVDGRVDEEVTIIQSTGYPQDENLMELLFLISNVKDLGAKYVRVVTPYLGYARQEKRFNDGEAISARIVTNLIEAAGADEFITFNIHEECVLDFFSIKTRNVSAMPAIASYIQKKYIKKEKDNPIIIAPDKGAYGFAREMAEIIGCDCTYLSKVRLGPDKVETRIVDVRCEGGDESTVNVDSVKGKNAFIIDDIIATGGTIVNAINILKQYGAKTVDVCCVHPILTNGGTVRIYSAGADKIIATNSLSSDTSRVSLAQSIADVLRE
- a CDS encoding zinc ribbon domain-containing protein; translated protein: MTRICSRCEFENQDDYDYCAKCGTPLVEGLKPNNVIVVKAEPRLNKKIMILSYLITIFLSWSGFVVTVLTKHSSMGIFTFFGFFIPFYLIQAPIRELRRHGIIQLLIATVGVALSLYVMLN